In Kogia breviceps isolate mKogBre1 chromosome 19, mKogBre1 haplotype 1, whole genome shotgun sequence, a single genomic region encodes these proteins:
- the LOC136793231 gene encoding multidrug and toxin extrusion protein 2-like: MPVQCLYGGVLRATGRQAFGAGVNAVTYYVVGLPLGVVLTFVVGLGITGLWLGMLACVFLAAAAFVTYTACMDWQRAAEEVQKRVGLPPQAAESTDPGLRPGPESAVESSVATGSYPGVTLTMYSRPEAHLDLFGTPGAAQPLPAPPGRLTAKQLAIRRGAALGAAMGTLVAGLVVRVLTARP, translated from the exons ATGCCAGTGCAG TGCCTCTACGGCGGGGTCCTGCGAGCGACCGGCAGGCAGGCGTTCGGGGCCGGCGTGAACGCCGTCACGTACTACGTCGTCGGCCTCCCGCTGGGCGTCGTGCTGACCTTCGTGGTCGGCCTGGGGATCACGG GCCTCTGGCTGGGCATGCTGGCCTGTGTCTTCCTGGCCGCCGCGGCCTTCGTGACCTACACCGCCTGCATGGACTGGCAGCGGGCCGCGGAGGAG GTGCAGAAACGCGTGGGGCTCCCGCCCCAGGCCGCTGAGAGCACAGACCCCGGCCTCAGACCCGGGCCCGAGAGCGCGGTCGAATCTTCAG TGGCTACGGGCAGCTACCCTGGCGTGACCCTGACAATGTACTCAAGGCCCGAGGCCCATCTGGACCTCTTCGGGACTCCAGGAgcagcccagcccctgccagcTCCCCCTGGCAGACTGACGGCCAAGCAGCTGGCCATCCGCCGAGGGGCTGCTCTGGGGGCAGCAATGGGCACGCTGGTAGCGGGGCTTGTCGTCAGGGTCCTGACTGCCAGGCCCTAG